A segment of the Colletotrichum destructivum chromosome 3, complete sequence genome:
cctACCAGATATTCCTTTCTGCCATCACGGGAGTTCTTCTCGTCAACTACTACATCATTGGCCGCGGTCGCATCCACATCCCCGATACCTTCAGTTCAGCAAAGTCTGGAGCCTACTACTACTCCCATGGGTGGAACATCCGTGCCTATGTCGCCTATATCGTTGGGATCATCCCCAACTTCTACGGCTTCCTTAACAACATGGGTGTATCGGCGCCCGTGGGTGTTTCACGATTCTACTTTTTTGCCTACTGGGTGGGCCTAGCTTTGTCTGGCTTTACCTTCTGGCTCACTTGCAAAATCTGGCCCCCACCTATCATGGAGAGCAAATGGATTGAACCGAAAGATTATGTCAGGCCTGAGGAGTTGGAAGGTGATGGACACGTGATCGAGGCAATCGGATTGCCGCAAGAGAGTCCAGTGGAAGACCATAAAAAGGGACTCAGTGAACAATCAGTGAAGGTGTAAGTATGGGAAAGATCAAGTTCATACCTTGGCAACGGCAGTTTAGTTCACAAAAGTTTGAAAGAAATTCTCATGGTTCGATTGACTTGTGATTGAACCCCCAAGAATGTGAAATTGTAACCCGTGGCCTGGCCAGTAGGCCGTTTCAAACGTGGATGTACATCCAAGTTTTCTATGGTTCACTCTGAGAACGAAGCACATGGTCCCTCACAGCGGAAATCCCATCACTAGGAGGCAGTGCCATCGTAAAACAAATAAGTTGCTAGACTGAAAGAGCAGCTTGACTCCGAAATCAAGAACTCATCTGCTAAATGCTCAACTCAAAGGTAAAGTCAAACGGCTCGGTGTAGCATCTGTACTGTTCGAACGGCCTCGGTCCTACAGTAGCAGAGCCAATCCCGTTGTTGTCATAATCAAGATGCAGAACCGTCATGTTCAGAGGCTTCAGATCGTGAGGATGCTTCGCGTCGTCCAAGTCGAAGGGCATGTAGCGCAACGCCGTGAAGCTGAACGGCTCAGGCTCGGCCCTTTGAATGTTGAGTGTGACGCCGCCCTCATTGTTAGTAACTTGCAGCCACCGCAGATCCTCCCGGTTGCCGTTCTCCTGAGGGTAGTCATAGTGAGTGAAGAGGTCCTCCACTGTTGATTCGTAGCGCCCTATACGGCAACCTTCCTTTGTGTCCTTGTAGTTCTCACCAGGTCCCCGCCCGAACCATGCAACTTCGTCGAAGTCGACCGGCAATACAGCCATGAGGCCAATGCGAGGAAGAACTTTGGTAACGTTGCCAACGAAGTCGCCACTGGCGTGAACGGTAAGACCAGAGGAAGAGACAGTGTACGTCAAGTCTGCTTCGGCACCCCATTCAAGAGCCTTGGGCGCAACTCGGACCTTGTAGTTGACAgtgacggcgccgtccgcTTCTTGCCAGCGAACATCGCGAACCTGCGTATGCATGCTGCCAACTCTTTCCTCCTCCCAGATAGGTCCATCGCCATATTTTGCCGCGTCATTCTGGGTAAGAGCACGGTAGAAATATAGCTCTGGTCCGCGCTGGAAGACATCGACATCGTTGATTTTCCAGGTGACATTGCCTTGGAGGAGGTCAAAGTCGAATGATGCGCCGCCATTCTCAACCTTGAGGTGTGTTCTCTCCTGCTTCATGTCAAAGCTTTCTGATTGTCGAGTTTTGATAGGAGAAGCATATCGTTTTGTTTGGTTGGCAGCTGCCGGAGCGACCAGATGAAGCTGATCCCAAGCCACAACGTGCCCTTTTTCGGCCCACACTTTATCGTCCTTCAACACAAACTCGATGGTAACCCACGCATCTTCGGAAAAGCTCGAGTTGCTTGTGGGGAGGTCTAATGCAAGATGCTCGCCCCCCGGAATACTCGGCAGGTTCAAGACACGAGGAGTAGTGGGATCTTTTCCGTCCTGGACAAGGTGCCACGAGGCATCGAGTTCTGTaacgtcgaggaagtcgaagTGGTTGGTAATGACCATCTGGTGCCCGTCTTCGGAAAGCTTCACTGTAATGGGCTGGATTGCCTTGGCGTACTCGTTAAGCGAGGGCATGGGGGTATGGTCGGACAGAACGAGGCCGTCCATGATGAAGTCGGCATCGTTGGGCTCGTCACCAAAGTCTCCGCCGTAAGCGTAGTACTCGAGATCACCTTCTTTCTTCAGCAGTCCATGGTTGCTCCATTCCCACACCAGTCCACCCTGGATCAGGGGCTCGGATCGGAAGAGCTCAATGTACTCTTTCAGACCACCAGGACCGTTGCCCATCGCACTGGTTTCACCAAGTTAGAGAGCGGCGGCAAGAGACGGCGGGAGAGGGTACTTACTGTGCATATTCACATAGTATGAAAGGCTTGTCCGTGCGGTTGCTGAGGAACTTGACAATGCTTTCTGGAGATGAGTACATCTGGCTGTAGATATCGACAGACTTGGCTTCGCGGTCGGGCTCGTAATGAGTAATGCGACTCGGATCGCGCTGCTTGATCCACTTTGCCATTGCATCCAGATTCTTCCCGTAGAAGCACTCGTTACCAAGCGACCAGATGATGACGGAAGCGTGATTCTTGAACCTTTCGACAACTGCATGAGCTCGGTCGACGTATGCATCCTCCCAATCGGGATTCTGCGACGTCCActccgccatcgcctccTTCGTCTCTTCTATTGTGTCGAAGCCATGGCACTCAAGGTCTGCCTCGGAGATGACGTAGAAGCCGATCTCATCTGCAACGTCGAAGAAGTCCGGGTGGGGAGGCTGATGTGCGGTGCGAatggtgttgatgttggaGCGCTTCATCGTGATGAGATCGGCTCTCATATTCTCGTAAGGAACGGTCCTGCCCGATAAATGGTGGTGCTCATGTCTGTTGACGCCGTAGATGGTAATGGCtttgccgttgacgaggaaaTTGGAGCCGCTTATCTCAACGCGACGAAGTCCAACTCGCTGACTGATGGTTCGGCCGTTGAACGTGACCAGAAGAGTATAAAGTGTTGGTGTTTCGGCGGACCACAGATGGAACTCATCTCCATCCAGCCTGTGTTCGTAGATTTCGGAAGACGAAACGGATGTTTCGTCAAGCGCATCGCCGTCAGGAGAAAGAAGCTTTACCGTCATGTTCCCTGCTTCACCTTGGATCGTCGCGTTGAACTTGACGGTACCGCTCTCATACGAGTCGTCGATCTCGGTGTTGACGAAATAGTCCACGATCGATGAGCgagggaaaggaagaagatACACGTCTCTGAAGATACCTGACATCCACCACTGGTCTTGGTCCTCTATATAGGAACCATCGGACCACTGATAGACTCGGGCAGCCAGCGAGTTGGCCTCGCCAGGGGTGAGGTAGTCAGTGATGTCGAACTCGTGAGAATTGCGGCTTCCTTGGCTGTAGCCGACTTCTTCGCCATTGACCCAGACGTGAAAGGCGCTATCAACGCCTTCAAAGCGCAGTCGGATCTGTTGGCCTTCATCCCAGTCCTCTGGCACTTCAAACTCCCGCCAGTATGACCCAGTGGGGTTGATGTATGAGACATTGGGCGGGGTGACAGGAAAAGGGTAGTCGATATTGGTGTAGTGTGGGATACCATAGCCCTGGCGTTGCCACATTCCGGGGACCTCGATCTCGTCCCACGAGGTCACATTTGCTGTCTCCCAAAGGGGTGCTTCGAACGGGCTTTGGTCATAATGAAACTTCCAATTGCCATTGAGACTAAGGAGCTCGCTCTCTTCACGGTTGAACGAGAGGGCGGCCTCTTCGCTTGCGTACGAGTAAAAGTGGGCGCGAGGGGGCAAAGTGTTGCGATGCAACACGTTCAGGTTCGTCCAATCGGGCAAAGACGCCGGGAAAACTCCCAGACTCGAAATGAGGTCCATGATGTTTGCAAGATGGCCGGATTTTCCACAATTATCTCGCCAGAAACCATTCCATCGTTGGCACAATACTACAGCTTCTCTTATATGTTGACACAATTCCCGTAGCCGAGGGAGCTTTCGGCCGCGTTATAACCTCCGGCTTGGCCTATGTCACTGTCATGTAGCCACACCATGGGAGTGCTATCCACGTCTTGTTCCTTCACGAGTCTACGTTCAAGCTCACTGATGAATGTTTCTCCCACCACGGGTCCCAtgtgggcgatgatgaccACTCGGGGGAATGCCGGCGGTCGATAGATTCTTGCTCATGCGTTTGTGCTCGTCAGACTGCAGCCTGGAAGACTGGGCAGCGGGGAAATCGTCCAAGAACTGGGGTAAACATGCATGTTTTGTTGTTTCCCCGCAAGAACCACTGTACACCGTTGCATCCGGGTCCGACAGCCCCGCGATCATCGTCACAGTGGGGGATGAAGCAACGTTGGATGTGGTCTCATGGCCAACGATGAGCTGCAAGCCTGATCCATAAGCTCGAATTAACTTGAAAGGGGCACCTTGCACGTCGATCAATATCCGCCTGTTCGGTTTCATCGGTGTATCTATCCGCGAGCTTTCACTTGGTTTTCAACAGCCAACTTTGCTCTGCCGCACTGCAGAAACAGTGACACTGTGGTAATCGCATTCAACGAGCAGTCCGATGCGTGATGATGTTTTAATCGTGTGAGTGGTAAACCTAGTCAGACCGCGGAAATTTAAAGGTCTTGGTCACTTTCGGTCGCTGGCCGTTGCCTTAAAAACGATGTCCTGGGGTTAGCCGCAGAAGATCAAGCAAACGAGACCGGTGTTTTTGATTCTCCTTCTAGCGTGCTTGAGGAGATGATAGCACACTGGACAAATTCCTCAAAGATATAGAATCTCGCGTCAAGAATGTGTACCTCCGGGTTACTTCTGTGTCTTGTGGTAAATAGAACATAAGACTGCGAAGCTATTATGTTATGATGGGGCATAGGGTTATCTATGAGTCAGAAACTTAGTCTGAGAGGTATTTTGATACCTCTGGGATAGGTACGAATaccctgcctttatcctaCTGTGGTTGCAGACAAAACTTTTGCCCCAGTCCGGAGCGAGGTCGATGGTCAAGGCGGACTTAGGGAAGGTTCATCTTCCGTAGAGAGATCGAAATTTATCTGGAATGTTCCAAAACATTGACCCAAAAACCAGTACTCTGAGATGATTTGTGTATGCTCATTCAAAGAGAGTCTAAAGATTGTGCCCCTGTGACTTGCTTCCTCCAGCGCAACATGCGCGGGCCCAGTTGGGCCGCTTTAATCACCACATTCAGTGAAGGTTCTTTCGACGTAGACATGTTGCCTCACAGATAAACCCAATCACATGTGTTTTTCACAAAGAAGAGTGTCTCGCAACTCGCTGATCATATTACCAGAGAAAAATAAGTTAAGGGTTCACCAAACCGAGTTTGTGTCTCGTGAGCTTGTGTTCGGAGCTAGTGTGATCTGGCCTCCTTCCTTATGGTCGCAAAGTCTACAGGAAACTTATTTTGGCCATGATTGCACCAGGACCTGCCAATTTGATTAAAAGGCGGTCTTTTTCCTTGATCACACAGTGTGACGCGCGGCAAGGATTGACCTGTCAATCGTGCCAAAAGTGTAAAGAAACTTTGACATATTGATCCTTTCCCCCACACGCTAGACTGTCATTTGGTCTGTGAGTATAGTCTAAATGGGGAGGATCTCACAGCTGAGAAAAGCTTAGTTCGACAAGCTAGCATTGGAATGGACGCATCCATACGTTCGCCTGCGACTTATAGCTATAAACCACTGATTAATACCAAAGCTTCCTAGCCAGGAAGCTATTGCTTTGAGGGCTTAACACCGCTATCAGGATAGCATCTTTGTGAGTACCTGACAATTTTATTACCTAGTGAGAAGTACTTTGTCAGAGTTCTGCAGCCGGCTAACTAAACGACGGAATACACAGAACTGGCTGGCTGAGTCTGAGTTATTGAGACTGATACAGCTGATGGGAGTAATTTTAAGAAATATCCAAAACAGTAATAGCATGGAAGATTGGTAGACAAACGCTCAAATTTCCGCGTTGATCTTAGCATGCAGCTTCACCTGAGGCTGTTTGAGGACTTGGGAGTCGTTCAAACCTAATGGCATACGCATTGATCAAACAGTTTCTTGATCATAGGGATCTAGACCACTGTGATATGTATCAGCCATTTCccaaggaagaggatgaagggaTCTTACGGCTACTCGGGAGAAGGACAAAACCAAGAACAGGGTGGCAATTCAAAAGAGTTTgaccccttcttctcgcgaCGGCGGAGGTTAGTTGCGATTGCTCAGACGCAAGTAGCGGGCTGCCTAAAGCGGGCCAGTGTTCTCCATTGGTTCATGGCTCCAACTCTAATGTCGAACACCCCATTATCAGGCCGGAAAATTGGTTCACTCGAGTACAAGGGTGATCGATGATTCTTGAACCGCATTGTTGATGAAAAGACCAGAAAACAGTCTCCTCGGGACGGCCTTCCAGCGGTGAACTTAATGATCAGCGGGCCGAATGTTATGTACCTTGCGCGGCAGCGAGGCAAACGGCCTTTTCGCATCGATATTGAAGGTTCTACTTGCGAAGGCATCGCTGAAAGCTTGATTCTGGAGATAAGGTGGATGCTTCGGTGCTTTTCGAAACCGTTACGCTATCCAGTTTGTAGGCCCGGTGGCGGCAAATTGCAGACTGATTGTAGATATATGAAAGCAATGAAGCCATCTCCTCCAGTCCCTCATAGTCGATGCAGCTTATTTTTTCTCTTATCAACATCAGAAACTCTAGTTCTCACATTCAATACCACCATACTTCTACCAGCCTCCAGTCACATTCTATGCGACGACATGAAGATCTCCATTTTGGTGATCGTCTCCTTTGCCTTGCTAGCTACGGCGTCTCCCCTTCCGGCTCGCAAAATGATCAACTTCAAAACGTTGGGTGAAAACAGGATTCCGTCCTGCAGAACAAATAAGAAGCTCTGCCAGCCTGgaggtggcggtggtggtgtaAACCCTTACACCCGCGGTTGCGAGCCCTTTGAGAGATGCCGGCGCCTTGTTACAACCGTAAGGTCCATCAGAGTCTTTCTTGCATGCGTCAAAGTGGTCCTTCTAACCTTATGTAGCCGGTCAGAGTAGTCGGGAAGGCCGAGAAAGGCACTGATAAGGACCACAGCGCAATCGGAACGATGTAGTCCACAGACATAAAAGAAGTTTTTTCATCATTGAAACCACCATTTGAGATGTAAGATTGCTCCCGTGAGTGCTGCGTGTTGCGCGGCCTCAGGCGTGGTGTAGTTTTGCGTGAAGTTGCTTTCCATTCGTAGAATACCTATTTAGGCTCAGGCCAAGCTGGGATCTACTTGACTCCCTTTTCTTGTCAGCCAGACCTCAAATTGGAGCAGCAGGCTTTCAAATCCGAAGAACGATTCGAAATCGAGCAATTTGAAGTTCCGCTGGGATCATGATACTGCCAGGAACTCTTTTGTCGTGCCTCGGCAGACCTTGCAGAACTCCATATAGGCCAGAAAGCCTCGCGGCAGTAGTCTCGAACTTGTACAATCGGCAGTTCAACCCTCCAGGGCTCTTCAGCCCTACAGGGTGAACTAAGACCTAGCTTCAAACATGGAGACAGACCTACTTACGCACCTTTTTGCCCGGGCTGCgtagccagccagcctttATAGCCGGAAGTTAAATTTCCGAAATGGTGGTTGTCAACTCATCCCGGAGATCCGGAGGCAGCTGAAGACGACGGTGCCCAAGGATGCCTGGTCCTCGATGCTTTAGGTGGCAGGCGGGCATGCATTCGCGCACCGAACGTGTTTTGCCTTTTATTTTTCGCCTTGGCTTTGCCCATCACGTGGAATGACAAGAAGACCACGAAAACCTTTCTTGGTAACCTTCTCGTCGCCTACACTGAGAGACCTGTACGCCTGGATGGTTCTGTCGCAGAGCCTCGCCGCGGACGATTGCTCGTGCCACATCCAGCTCACCTTATCTTGCGGTGTCTCAGGGCGCCTGTTACCACGGTTGTCCATTTGTTTCCGCAAGGCGACGGACTACAAGTAAGTTTGACGATCTTGGACGGAAAGCGGCCTGATCTAAATGTCTAAATCATCTGCGCAGGGGGCGAACCAGGAATCGCCTAGTTAGGTAGACTGGGCGGAGCGGGCCGGCCGAGGTGGGAACGGAAAAGTCTATGATCGGGGTCCGGAGCGGCCGGTCAGGTCACTGGCAGATCCACTCTTATGGGGCCGTTACTGCATGATGCAAGCAAGCAGCGTCGACGCCTCGTTATCCGCTTCTTCCGTCGACTTTGATGGGATTTAATGGCAGTCTCAAGGCTCGGCTGGCAAGGCACCAGTCATACTTTTCCTCGTGCGCCAGGCACATACCTATTCGATTGTTTTACAGAATCCTTGAATCTTGAGGTATGGACTGCTTCGCTTTGTGTCAGCAAATGCTGTGCTCCAGTGATCCTTTTCCTCTCATCCCGGATCCAGACGGTGTCAAATAATCACCGCAAGTAGCCTTGGTGGCGAAAAGAAAGCAGGACATGCTGCTTTCCCTATGCATTGCTAACGTCTATAGAAACGGTGGTTCTGAAAACTGGAGACCCTTGACTATTCCTTGCCCCGAATCTCGGGGATCGCAGCCCCCTAGGCATACGAAACAGTCGTGACGTGAACTACGGAGTCGACGTATAATCGATTCTCAACAGTGCATGCCATGCCGGGCTTCAGCTTGAACATGCCGTTTAACCCCATAAGAAAAGCCTCGGCATTGTCGAGCTTAACCTTGAGTTTCCCTGTCGCAATGGAACATATGCGGACTTTGTCTGCTTC
Coding sequences within it:
- a CDS encoding Putative Beta galactosidase small chain/ domain 5, glycoside hydrolase, family 2; the encoded protein is MDLISSLGVFPASLPDWTNLNVLHRNTLPPRAHFYSYASEEAALSFNREESELLSLNGNWKFHYDQSPFEAPLWETANVTSWDEIEVPGMWQRQGYGIPHYTNIDYPFPVTPPNVSYINPTGSYWREFEVPEDWDEGQQIRLRFEGVDSAFHVWVNGEEVGYSQGSRNSHEFDITDYLTPGEANSLAARVYQWSDGSYIEDQDQWWMSGIFRDVYLLPFPRSSIVDYFVNTEIDDSYESGTVKFNATIQGEAGNMTVKLLSPDGDALDETSVSSSEIYEHRLDGDEFHLWSAETPTLYTLLVTFNGRTISQRVGLRRVEISGSNFLVNGKAITIYGVNRHEHHHLSGRTVPYENMRADLITMKRSNINTIRTAHQPPHPDFFDVADEIGFYVISEADLECHGFDTIEETKEAMAEWTSQNPDWEDAYVDRAHAVVERFKNHASVIIWSLGNECFYGKNLDAMAKWIKQRDPSRITHYEPDREAKSVDIYSQMYSSPESIVKFLSNRTDKPFILCEYAHAMGNGPGGLKEYIELFRSEPLIQGGLVWEWSNHGLLKKEGDLEYYAYGGDFGDEPNDADFIMDGLVLSDHTPMPSLNEYAKAIQPITVKLSEDGHQMVITNHFDFLDVTELDASWHLVQDGKDPTTPRVLNLPSIPGGEHLALDLPTSNSSFSEDAWVTIEFVLKDDKVWAEKGHVVAWDQLHLVAPAAANQTKRYASPIKTRQSESFDMKQERTHLKVENGGASFDFDLLQGNVTWKINDVDVFQRGPELYFYRALTQNDAAKYGDGPIWEEERVGSMHTQVRDVRWQEADGAVTVNYKVRVAPKALEWGAEADLTYTVSSSGLTVHASGDFVGNVTKVLPRIGLMAVLPVDFDEVAWFGRGPGENYKDTKEGCRIGRYESTVEDLFTHYDYPQENGNREDLRWLQVTNNEGGVTLNIQRAEPEPFSFTALRYMPFDLDDAKHPHDLKPLNMTVLHLDYDNNGIGSATVGPRPFEQYRCYTEPFDFTFELSI